One Diabrotica undecimpunctata isolate CICGRU unplaced genomic scaffold, icDiaUnde3 ctg00003392.1, whole genome shotgun sequence genomic region harbors:
- the LOC140432254 gene encoding tumor necrosis factor alpha-induced protein 8-like protein, whose translation QRRLKKGVPIQAEATWYTDGSKTSEDAGIVGTKQGIHFPSDNKKEAEKLIKNIIKIVIKLGVLHRNNMFTEEELKLAEKFKTKFRLAGMAIISFYEVDFSYDRNYIVQAFTESQKCLETIVSKHLTDKSLSRIDSVFSFFGNDQFLDSVFKSNSEYREALGRVVADLNQAIDNGDL comes from the exons GCAGCGAAGACTGAAAAAAGGTGTACCTATACAAGCGGAAGCTACTTGGTACactgatggctcaaaaacatcggaagATGCCGGTATAGTAGGGACTAagcaagggatacatttcccg tcagacaacaaaaaagaagcCGAAAAACTCATAAAGAACATCATCAAGATCGTCATAAAACTTGGAGTATTACACCGCAACAACATGTTCACCGAAGAAGAACTAAAACTGGCCGAAAAATTCAAGACCAAGTTCCGATTGGCCGGCATGGCTATAATCTCATTCTACGAAGTCGATTTCAGCTACGACAGAAACTATATCGTCCAAGCTTTTACTGAAAGCCAAAAGTGCCTTGAAACCATCGTCTCTAAACATCTCACAGACAAATCTCTATCTCGAATAGACAGCGTTTTTTCCTTCTTCGGGAACGATCAGTTTCTGGATTCGGTGTTCAAGAGCAACTCCGAGTACAGGGAGGCTCTCGGAAGGGTGGTTGCCGATTTAAATCAAGCCATAGACAATGGCGATCTTTAG